The Christensenella timonensis DNA segment GAACTCGCCTACGGCGGCGGCATTGATATCGTTTTCCATGAACACCGGTACGCTGAGCTTTCCTTCCAACTGCGCCAGCATTTCCGTACAGTCTGTTTTTTCCTTCATACCCACGGTAAAAGCATATTCCACCGTGTTTTTCTGCGTATCCACGACGCCCGGCATCCCCAGCCCCACGCCCAGTATCCTCGGCTGCGGGATCTCGTTGCGCTGCGCCAACTGCCGGATGGCTTCCACGATCTCTTTGCCCAGCATATCCTGCAGGGGTAAACGCAGGGACATTTGTACATAATCTATGATATCGCCATTTAGGTCGACCAGCGCGATCCTCACGTTTTCGTCCTGGAAGTCGACGCCGAAAGCATAAAACGCTTTTTCATTGCGCTTCAAAAGGTTTGGCCTGCGGCCTACGGCGGCCTCCCCTTCACCGGCGTGCAACAATATCCCCTTCTCAATGAAGGAATCGATGATCTTGATGACCGTCGGCGCGCTGATTCCCGTCATCCGGCTGATGTCGGCTTTGGAGTAGCTGTTTCCGTCTTGGAACAGGTCATAGATGACTTTGCTGTTGTTTTTTTTCAAATGGGAAGGAACGTAAACGTTCATCATGATTCCTCTTTGTTATCTTATTCGGGTTCCATTTCCATTTTAACACAGATTTTGTCTTCTACAACCATCTTTCTGTTTTATGGATCGTATGTCGCGGTTTTTTAATTAGTTAACTTTACTAATTAATATAATCCCTACCCACCTATCTGTCAATCCCTTTTTTAAAAAATTCTTCAAACAAAAAAGGAGCGATTCCCGCCCCTTTCCCGCCAGACATGGTCAACAGCCTAAGATATGCCCCATATCTCCCGCGCATATTCCCCGACCGTGCGGTCGCTGGAGAAAAACGCGCTGCGCGCCACATTGTAGAGGCACTTGCGGCCGAACGCCATAGCGTCCTTCGTATCGTAGATCGCGCGCAGCTTCTGGTTGACGTAATCCTCAAAGTCGAGCAGCAGCCTGTACTTATCCGCCTGCTGGCAGTAAGAACCGTGCAGCAGCATATCGTAGATCGCGCGGAACATGCCCGTGTCCCCATCCGAAAACGTTCCATCCACAAGCGTATCGATCACGCGCCTAAGCCGTGCATTGTTTTCGTAGATCTCCATTGGGTTGTACGTTCCCTCGATCCGCGCGAGATCCTCGACCCGCGCCCCGAAGATATAATTGTTCTCCTCGCCGGCTTGCGCTGCAATCTCGATGTTCGCGCCGTCGTACGTGCCCAGCGTGACTGCGCCGTTGAGCATGAACTTCATGTTGCCCGTGCCCGACGCCTCCATGCCCGCGGTGGATATCTGCTCGGAAATGTCCGCCGCTGTCACAAGCTTCTCCGCATAGGAAACATCGTAGTTGGAAACGAACACGACCTGCAAAATATCGTTTACCGCAGGGTCATTCTCTATCATGCGCCCGATCTCGTTGATGAATTTAATGACCCCTTTGGCAATATAATACCCCGGCGCCGCCTTGGAGCCGAAAATAAACGTTGTCCGCGGGAAATCCGTGAGCTCCCCGCTTTTGAGGCGGAAATAGATATCCAGGATGGAAAACGCGTTCAAAAGCTGCCGCTTGTATTCGTGCAGCCGCTTGATCTGGATATCGAACACCGAATCCGAACGCACGGCGATCCTGTCGCGCTTGTAAATATATTGCGCCAGCTTGTCCTTGCGCACCTGCTTGGCCTGGTTGAAGCGCTGCACAAAGCTGTCGTCCCCAATATACGGCTCAATGCCCCTGATCTGCTCCAAATCCTTGACCCAGCCCCAGCCGATCTTTTCGGAAATGAGCTCGGAAAGCTCCGGATCGCAAAGCGCAAGCCACCGGCGCTGCGTCACCCCATTCGTTTTATTGAGGAAGCGTTCGGGGAACCATTCATACCAGCTGCGCAAGACCTTGTCCTTTAAAAGCTCGGTGTGGATCGCCGCTACGCCATTGACCTTTTTGGAAGCGTACACGGCAAGGCGCGCCATGTGCACCGCGCCGCCGCACAAAATTTCGAGCTCATCCCTGTTTCTGTTGCCGATCTCCGAGAGCAGCCGGTCGTTTAAAAGCACGACGATCTCATAAAGGTCGGGCAACAAGCCACGGAACAATTCAATATCCCATGTTTCGAGCGCCTCGGTCATGATCGTATGGTTGGTGTAGGCAAATACATCGCGCGCCATCAAAAACGCGTCCTCAAATTCCACGCCCATATCCCCCAGCAATCGGATGAATTCCGGGATCGCGATCACCGGGTGCGTGTCGTTTAGCTGGATCGTATGGTATTTGGCAAAATCGCGGATATCACATTCGTAGTCGCGCCGATACCTGCGCAGTAAGTCCTGCAAGGACGCGCTGGTAAAGAAATACTCCTGCTTTAGGCGCAGCTCCTTGCCTTCACGTGTGCTGTCGTTGGGATACAGCACACGCGTGATCATCTCCGCGTTATTTTTCTCCGCAACCGCACCAGTATAATCCCCATCGTTGAATTTCCGGAAATCGAATTCGTTTAAAGCTTCCGACTGCCACAAGCGCAGCGTATTGACCTGCCCGCCTTCGTAGCCGATGACCGGCATATCGTAAGGTACGGCCTTTACCTCCTGATTATGGAATTTGACGACCACGCATTCGTCTTCCTTGCGCAAGAACCACGGGTCTGTATCGCTTTTCCAGTCGTCCGCGATTTCTATCTGGAACCCGTTTTCAAACTTCTGGCGGAAGAGGCCGTTTTTATACTTGATGCCGTAGCCGATGAGCGGCAGGCCCATCGTGGCCGCGGAATCCAGAAAGCAAGCCGCCAGCCTTCCAAGGCCGCCGTTGCCCGTCGCAGCGTCTTCCAAATCTTCCATTTTCTTGATATCCACACCGCGCGCAAGCAGCTCCGCCTTCAATTCCTTCAGCCAGCCCAGTGCATACAGGTTGTTGAACACCATGCGCCCGATCAGGTATTCCGCCGAAAAATAATACGCTTTGCGTTTCTGCGCGTCCCGTTCTTCGTTCCAAACGGGCGAGACTTCCTCTATGACTGCTTTTGCGATCGCGGCGTTCAGCTCCGCAGCCGTCGTATCGCACAATCGTTTTTGCATATCGTCCTCTATGATATGCTCTATCCTATCTAACGCTCTCATCGTTTCTCCTTACTGTATTCGCAATGAAAATATGCGAATTATAGCATTTATAAACCCTTTTGTCAAACCCGTCACGCCCCGCTTCCCACTCTTCACAAAACTTTTATAAAAGATATGATTTTGGTTGACGAAACGTCCTCAAATGCTATAATAAGGAATGTGACTGACTGGTCAGTCTCTTTTATTCAACACTATTATGACCAACATACGGCCAATGACGGAAGGGATTTACATCTATGTCAAAATTCAGCGTAAAAAAACCAATGACCATCTTCGTGGCGGTCGTCCTCGTGTGTATCCTGGGGTTCATTTCCTTTACGAGCATGCGCACCGACCTGCTTCCCAAGATGGATCTTCCTTATGTAATGGTACTGACGACCTATCCGGGCGCGAGCCCTGAAAAGATCGAGCAGACCGTGACGAGGCCGCTCGAGCAGACGCTTGCCACCACAAGCGGTATCAAGAACGTAACGAGCACCTCCAACGAGAACAGCAGTATGGTACTGCTTGAATTCACGCAGGGAACAAACATGGATAGCGTGATGATCGAGATGAGCGGTAAGATCGACATGGTCAAGGGGAACCTCGACGATGCGGTGGGTACGCCCACGCTTTTAAAGATCAATCCTGATATCATGCCCGTCATGATCGCAAGCGTCGATATAGAAGGGCAGGATATTACGCAGACCTCCAAGGCGGTGGAGGAAACGATCCTCCCTGAGTTCGAGCGCATCGACGGGGTCGCCTCCGTTACCGCGGCGGGGCTGGTGGAGGAATCCGTCAAGGTGACGCTCGACCAGGATAGGATCGACGAACTGAACCGCCGCGTGCTCGCTTCCGTGGATGAAAAGCTGGCCGAGGCGCAGGAGAAGATCGACGAGGCCAAGGACAAGATTGCAAGCGGCAAGGAGCAGCTTAATAGTATGAGCCAGACGCAGGCACAGCAACTTGTGGATGCGGGGCTCCAGCTTGACGCCGGACGGGAGCAGCTGCAGGGCGCGCTCGCGAGCTTGCCGCAAATGCAGCAGGAGCTTGAGGCGCAGCTTGCGGATTTAAAGGCGCAGCGCGATGGCCTTACCTCCCAGCTCGCGGATGCGACGGCAGGACGCGACGCGCTTGCCGCGCAGATCGCCGCCCTCGTGGCCGCGGGACAAAGCGTTCCCGATACGCTGACCGGGCAGCTTGATACGCTGGAAGCCGGAATCGCGCAGCTGCAGGACGGCCTCGCGCAGGTGGAAGCCGGAATCGCGCAACTGCAGGACGGCCTCGCGCAGATTCCCGACCAAAAGGCACAGCTTGAGGCCAAACTAAGCGAGCTTGACGAAGGGGAACGGCAGGTCGAGACCGGCAAGATGGCCCTTACCACAGGCATCGCGGAGGCGTCCGGCCAGCTTGCGGGCGGAGAGGCGCAGCTCAGCGCGCAGGAGCAGGAATTTGAGGCACAAAAGGACGCGGCCTACAAGCAGGCCGGCCTTGACGGTAAGATCACGCAGGAGACGGTGGGCCAGATCCTGTCTGCGGAAAATTTTTCCATGCCTGCTGGTTACATCAGGGACGGGGATGAGAATTTCCTTGTCAAGGTAGGCGACCAGTTCAAAGATATCGATGAAATCAGGAACCTTGTCGTGTTCGACATTCCCACGGGCGACATCGGACAGGTCAAGCTTTCGGACATCGCGACCGTTGAAATGACAGACAATAAGGATGACCTTTACGCAAAGATCAACGGCAACGACGGTATTCTTCTGACCTTCCAGAAACAGAGCACAGCTTCTACCACAGAGGTCTCCGAGCGGTTGGGCGAAACGATCAAGGCATTGGAGGCGCAAAACCCTAACTTGCACATCACGACCTTAAACGACCAGGGCGTATACATCAACATCGTACTGGATTCCGTGCTCAATAACCTTTTGCTGGGCGGTATTCTGGCGATCCTGATCCTGTTCCTCTTTTTAAAGGATATCAAACCGACGATCATCGTGGCGATCAGCATCCCGTTCAGCCTTTTGGCGGCGCTCACGCTGATGTATTTTGCCGGCGTTACCTTGAACGTCATCTCGCTTGCGGGCCTGGCCCTCGGCGTGGGTATGCTGGTGGATAACAGCATCGTCGTCATCGAGAATATTTACCGCCTGCGCGCGCTGGGCGTTTCAGCCGCCAAGGCGGCCGTCAAGGGCGCGTCACAGGTTGCTGGCGCGATCGCCGCTTCCACGCTGACCACAGTGTGCGTGTTCCTGCCCATTGTATTTACGGAAGGGCTGACACGCCAGCTGTTCGAGGATATGGGCCTTACCATTGCCTTTTCGCTGCTTGCGAGCCTGGTCATTGCGCTCACGCTTGTTCCGGCGATGGGTTCTACCATGATGAAAAACACCAAAGAGAAGCAGCATAAATGGTTTGATCAATTTACCGCCGGATATGAAAAGCTTTTGTCCGGGGCATTAAAGCGCAAATGGATCGTCGTCGTTTTGGTTGTCGGCCTGTTCGTATTCAGTGTCGCCAACATCTTTACGATGGGCACGTCCCTGATGCCTAAAATGGACAGCAGCGAAATCATGATCACCATGAACATGCCCAAGGACAGCACGACGCAGCAGACGCGCGATATGAGCGATGAGATTCTCGCGCGCCTGACAACAGTACCGGATGTAAAAACCATCGGCGCCATGGAAGGCGGAACCATGTCCATCCTCGGCGGCGGCAGTTCTGCCGGGGGCAACAACACCAGCATGATGATGTATGCCGTTTTGGAGGAGGAAAAAACGCATACCAGCGCGCAGGTTGCGCAGATGATGCGCGACCAGGTCGCCGATCTCCCCGCAACGGTGGAAATCAGCGATTCCACGATGGATATGTCCGCGCTTTCGGGCTCCGGCCTGGAGGTCGTTTTGAAGGGCGACGACCTGGATACCTTAAAAACCATCGCGCAGGACATGACCGGCCTGATGGAGCAGACGGAGGGCCTGACGAACATTGACAACGGCCTTAACGAATCCTCGCAGGAAACGCGTATCGTCGTCGACAAAAACAAGGCGATGGCCTACGGCCTGACGGTCGCGCAGGTATACCAACAGGTCGCCGCAGAGCTTGCGGCCGGCAAGACGGCGACTACCGTGACGTTTGAAACGCAGGATTACCCTGTGATCGTAGAAAACAGCCCGCAGGACAGCATTTCGCTGGACAAACTGAACGACTTCCCGCTAAAAGGGACAAAGGACGGCGAGGAGGAGGAAGTAAAGCTTTCGGATATCGCACAGGTATCGCAGGAACAGAGCCTGACCTCCATCAACCACGACGGGCAGGTGCGTACAATGTCTATCACGGCGGAAGTGGATGCAGACCACAACATCGGCCTTGTCAGCCGCGAGTTCTCGCAGAAGTTGGGCGGCTACCAGGTACCGGACGGCTACAGCGTGGAAATCGCCGGGGAAAACCAGACGATAACGGATACGTTCAGCAACCTGATCTATATGTTCATGCTTGCGGTCGTGCTCATTTACCTGATCATGGTGGCCCAGTTCCAGTCCCTAAAATCGCCGTTCATCATCCTGTTCACCATACCCCTCGCGTTTACGGGCGGCCTGCTTGCTCTGCTGCTGACGGGCATGGAGCTTAGCATGATCGCCCTGCTGGGATTTTTGATCCTTGCGGGCATCGTGGTCAACAATGGGATCGTGTTCGTGGATTACGTCAACCAGCTGCGCCTTGCGGGCATCGAAAAGAACGAAGCGCTGCTGCGCGCAGGCAAGGCGCGTATCCGTCCGATTTTAATGACGGCCTTAACGACCGTACTCGGCCTTGTACCGCTCGGATTCGGTATGGGCCAGGGTGCGGAAATGCTCCAGCCTATGGCGGTCGTGACGATCGGCGGGTTGATCTACGCGACATTCATGACGCTGTTCTTTGTTCCCGTGATGTATGACGGGATGAACAAAAGGCCGATCAAGCAGGTTCTTTTGGAGGAGGGTCTTGACGATGATATCCCCGAAATATAAAGAAAAAGAGCTCACCATCATGCGCGCGCTTTTGGATCTCATCAGCGGCGGCGCAAGCATTGCCGAGATCAAGGCTTCGGATATCGCGGATGCAGCGGGGATCGGCAAGGGGACGCTGTACAATTATTTCACATCCAAGGAAGATATCTTCGCAAAGACGATCATGTACAGCATTAAGACACAGCTTTTTACGATCTTTGAGCAAATGCGGCAGGCGGAAGGGTTTCAGGAAAAATGTTATACCGTGCTGCGCATCGTAAACGGGATCATCATGAACAAAAACTCCGACTTCCACCTTGTCCTGTTCAACGTAGGCGGCAAGGATATGGAGCACTTTTTTAACGGCGACCTTGCCTTTGTGCAGGAATACCTCTCTATGATCCATAAGCGGGTGCTGCTGCTGGCAGACCTTGGCGCACGCGAGGGGGTGATCCCGCCGTATACGGATGAAGAATATACTTACAGTGCGTTTGCAGGCGCGCTGATGAGCTTTATCCATGCGCGCTGCCGCAGGGAGGATATGGACGGTGATATGCTGCAGGCCGCCATGGACAATGCTTACCGGCTGCTTGTAAAGGCGCTTTCTTAAAGCCAGGCATCAAAAAAGGCTGTGCAAATATCTGCACAGCCTTTTTACTGCTTTGCTTTCAATCCAATATCGAAAGGAGCTCCGGAAATTCGCGGATCACATGCGTGGGGCGGTACCTTTCGATCACACTCTGCGGATCGCGCGCCCACGAGATATCCGTGACCGCGAGGCAGCAATCCCAACCTGCGTCTTTGGCAATCTCCATGTCGCGTCCCGCGTCCCCGATCAATAGTACGCTCCCCTTTTTACAGTGCGCCCGGTAGACATCCATGCAACGCCGTTCCTTATCCGATTCCTGCTGCGTCGCACCCTCCACCGTTATGAAATAATCCTTAAGATTGTGCAGCATAAGAATTCGATCCGCAACCGGCTGCAGGCTGTTTGTGACAACACCCATCGGATATCCGCGCTGTTTGAGCGCCGTAAAAACTTCGTTGGCGCCGTCGATCAGCGGGATCTTTTCAATAAGGTCGTCCGCCCCGCTCCGGTAAAACGCCGCCAGCTTTTCGTAAACTTCATCGACACGTTCTTCGGGAAGCCCGATATTGCGGAACATATCTTCGATCGTGAACCCCAGTCCCAAAATCGTATCTCCCATGCTGACGTTGATTTCGTGCATGTTAAAAAAGCGGTGGTAGGCAGCGATATGAAAAGGGGCGGAATCGATGAACGTCCCGTCCATATCAAAGATCAAAAAGTCATATTTGGACATCGTTTCTCCTCTTTTTCAAAAAAAACATACAAGCGTACCATAACACAGCACGCCTCGTCCGTCAACCTTGCCGCGCGCGTTGCTTCTGCTTTCCGGCTGGTATATAATGATGCCATGCACACGTTTACGGAGGTATTGGGATGCAATATACGGATATCGATTCCCTTTCACGGGAAAAGCTGCTTGAGCTTTGCAGGATATATGCAAAAAACTGGCTGGCACACGATGGCTGCTGGTTTTTGTCCATCGAGCAAAAGCGCGGCATAAAGGAAGCTATGGAGCACGACGCGAATGCCTGGCGGCAGTTCACCGCTATCGAGGCGCGGCGCTTAAAAGAATTTTTGGGCCTTGGGGAATATGCGGGGACGGAAGGCCTTGCGCTTGCTTTCCGTTTCCGGCTGCAAGCCTCGCTCAACCAGCCGGAGATTACGATCGACGGTAACACCGTTACTTACCGCGCGCGTCATTGCCGCACGCAGGATGCGCGTAAGCGCAAAGGCCTCGATGATTTTCCGTGCCTGAGCGTTGGGCTGGAGGAATACTCCGGGTTCGCAAAAGCAATCGACCCACGCTTTGAGACGGAGGTTGTAAGCTGCCCGCCCAACCTCACCGAAGAGGGAGCGTGGTGCGTATGGAAATTTACGTTAAAAGAAGACCCTGCGGCGGTTTGATCCCGCAGCGGGGCCTTTTGCCGCATGGTTCGTTTTTTCAAACGTTTCCCTGATCCCCAAATTCCACTTCCTTTTTGCAACATATTATAACAGGAATTTTCTTGATGGTGCAAAAGCTGTCTGGAAGCCGGGCCTTTTATCGATCGCGGTCACCGGGCACGTTTCTGCGCACAGCCCGCAATGCAGGCAGTTTTCCTGCCGGATCACGTAGGGCGTACCTGCCTTGATACACTGCTGCGGACATACCGATGCGCATGTCCCGCATTCGATACATCCGTCGGTGATCAGGAAACCTTTGTATGTTTCCTCCTGTTTGCCGACCAAAAACGTTTCGCGGAATACCGGCGTTTGGGAAAGGTTGAAATATTCGCCCTGCCCTTCGTACAAGCAGAAGACCTCTAAGATGTTGCGGCTGTCGCCCGGATAGACCTCGTTCATGGAGGGGTTTTGTTCAAAGATGGGCCGCAGGTAGTCCTGCTCCACCTGTTTTACCTTGCCGCGCAAACAGAGCATCTCCCAGTTTTTCGTCAGTCCCGTGAGCGCAACGAATTCCTGGTCTAAAAGCTGCCGGTAAAAGTTCTTCCCGCGCGCCGTCAAAAAATACAGGCAATCGTCCTCCACCATCATGACGTCGATGATGCGCACCTCCGGTTTTCCCGACTCATCTACGGTGGCAAAGGCGCAATCCTTCACTTCACGTATCATTTGCAAATATTCTTTTGTTTCCATGGTCTTTCCCCCCAATATTTCTTGCTGAAAAATCCAGCGTACTATGGTAAAATAAACGCGTATCTTAATTTTGAAACAAAGGAGCTTCATCATGATAGTAGAACCAAAAGTCAGGGGCTTTATCTGTACGACGGCGCATCCTGCGGGCTGCCGTGAAAATGTGCGGCGGCAGATCGAATACGTGAAGGGGCAACCGAAAACACCGGGCGCAAAAAATGTGCTGGTGATCGGTTCGTCCACCGGATACGGCCTTTCGTCCCGTATTGCGGCTGCATATTCGTGCGGCGCATCGACGGTCGGCGTAATGTTCGAGCGTCCGGCAAACGGCAAGCGCACCGCTTCTTCCGGCTGGTACAACACCGCCGCCTTTGAAGAATTTGCCCACGCAGACGGTCTCTATGCAAAGACCATCAACGGCGACGCATTCTCCAGGGAGATCAAGGAACAGGCCATAGGCCTGATCCGTCGCGACTTAGGGCAGGTGGATATGGTCGTTTACAGCCTTGCCTCCCCGCGCAGGACGGTCGCGGACGGCACGACTTATTCCTCCGTCCTCAAGACGACGGACAGCGACTATACCAACAAGACCATCGACCTGAATACCCGGAAAATATCCGAGGTCACCGTTACCCCCGCAACGCAGCAGGAGATAGACGATACCGTCAAAGTCATGGGCGGTGAGGACTGGAAAGACTGGATCGCCGCATTGGGCAGCGCGGGCGTCCTTGCAGGGGGCGCGACCACGGTCGCCTATTCTTATATCGGGCCGGAGCTGACCTACCCGATGTACACCAACGGCTCCATCGGCAAGGCAAAGGAACACTTGTTTGCGACGTCGCAGGAGATCGCGCGGGAGTTCCCCGGCGTTTCCGCTTATATTTCCGTCAACAAAGGGCTTGTAACACAGTCTTCTGCCGCGATCCCCATCGTCCCGCTTTACATCTCCATCCTTTACCGGGTCATGAAAGACATGGGACTGCATGAGGGCTGCATCGAGCAAATGTACCGTATGCTGCACGACCGCCTGCTTGCAAAGGACGTTCCCACGGACGAACGCGGCATGATCCGTTTGGACGACTGGGAAATGCGCAAAGACGTGCAGGACGCGGTGAGCGCGGCGTGGGATAAGATCTCCGATGAAAATTTGGAGCAGCTCGCGGACGTTGCCGGATACTGGGAGGATTTTTACCAGATGTTCGGCTTTGATATCCCAGGGGTAGATTACAGCGCGGACGTTAATACGGAAGTCAGCGTGCCGAGCATCGGCGAATGAGGGGGGACGAACCATGCTTGTATTGATCGATCATGCCAATATTGACGAAATCCGGAAGCTATACGACAGCTTCCCTTATGACGGGGTCACCACCAACCCGTCCATCCTGTTGAAGGAACACCAGAACATTTTCCATGTATTAAAGGAGATCCGCTCGTTTATTCCCAAGGAATCCATGCTGCACGCGCAGCTTATTTCCGACACAGCGGAAAAAATGGTGGACGAAGCGCATTTCATGCTGCGGGAATTAGGGGACGACCTGTTCGTCAAGGTGCCGGTCACCCCCGAAGGGCTGCGCGCCATCCGCCTGCTGAAAAAGGAAGGCATCAACATCACGGCGACCGTCGTCTATAACGCCATGCAGGCCTTTATGGCGGCCAAGGCGGGCGCGCGTTTTGCCGCGCCGTACATCAACCGCCTCGATAACATGGGCGCGGACGGGATCCAGGTGGCAAAGGACATCCACGACATTTTCCGCATCCACAACTTAGAGGCGCAGGTCATTGCGGCAAGCTTCCGCAATTCGCACCAGGTGCTGAGCCTGTGCAAATATGGCGTAGGCGCGGTCACTGCGGGGCCGGACGTGCTGCGTGCGCTCACTTACCACGACGCAACGATGTGCGCGGACGAAAACTTCGGACAAGATTTCCTGGCGCTGGTGAACGAAGTAGAGGGAACGCACCTGAAGTAAGCAATAGGAAAAAAGGACTGCCATCAAAAGCAGTCCTTTTTTGTATCGTTTACAGGAACTTGTCGTACTCGTTGCACAAAAGGTGCAGCGGCTGCTCGTCTTCTTCGATGCCCGAAAAACGGCTGGCGTCTTCCGCCCAGTAATTATCCGTGTTGTCGTCGTTGACGGAGGATACCTCCCAGGCGATCAGGTCTCCCGTTCCCTTTTCCGCGCCGAAGGTATGGAGCGAATACGGCGCTAAGGTGATGCTGTTGCCGCGCGTGATCAGGAACTTTTCACCCGCCTTGACTGTCCTGGGGATCCCGTCGCAATAGAACGTAACGTCACTTTCGGTGTCCGGCTGCAAGTCCTTCGTTACATTGTAAAGGATCATGAACATATCCCCGCCGCCGCGGTTGATGATATCTTCCGTTTTTGTAACGTGGTAATGGAGCGGCAGCCTCTGGCCGTCCTTTACAAAAAGCATTTTTTCAGCGTACGGCGTGCCTACGCCCGGCTCATCCTGCAAACCGTTACGGATGGTGAAAAGGACTGCCCCTATTTCGTCAAAATT contains these protein-coding regions:
- a CDS encoding ROK family transcriptional regulator, translated to MMNVYVPSHLKKNNSKVIYDLFQDGNSYSKADISRMTGISAPTVIKIIDSFIEKGILLHAGEGEAAVGRRPNLLKRNEKAFYAFGVDFQDENVRIALVDLNGDIIDYVQMSLRLPLQDMLGKEIVEAIRQLAQRNEIPQPRILGVGLGMPGVVDTQKNTVEYAFTVGMKEKTDCTEMLAQLEGKLSVPVFMENDINAAAVGEFKMRRLDKNEDLIYISLGTGLGAGVVLNGELRHGIHHFAGEIAYTSFDEDFPTKEGHIGWLESTVNTAEFMKSGMDDPQKSRAYIERISKTLALTISNVSVLLDFDLVVVGGLLVSHFGGELLREIQNNLEKISLLKINCELASSKLPELVGSAIMVCEKRIGDIL
- a CDS encoding glycogen/starch/alpha-glucan phosphorylase, translating into MRALDRIEHIIEDDMQKRLCDTTAAELNAAIAKAVIEEVSPVWNEERDAQKRKAYYFSAEYLIGRMVFNNLYALGWLKELKAELLARGVDIKKMEDLEDAATGNGGLGRLAACFLDSAATMGLPLIGYGIKYKNGLFRQKFENGFQIEIADDWKSDTDPWFLRKEDECVVVKFHNQEVKAVPYDMPVIGYEGGQVNTLRLWQSEALNEFDFRKFNDGDYTGAVAEKNNAEMITRVLYPNDSTREGKELRLKQEYFFTSASLQDLLRRYRRDYECDIRDFAKYHTIQLNDTHPVIAIPEFIRLLGDMGVEFEDAFLMARDVFAYTNHTIMTEALETWDIELFRGLLPDLYEIVVLLNDRLLSEIGNRNRDELEILCGGAVHMARLAVYASKKVNGVAAIHTELLKDKVLRSWYEWFPERFLNKTNGVTQRRWLALCDPELSELISEKIGWGWVKDLEQIRGIEPYIGDDSFVQRFNQAKQVRKDKLAQYIYKRDRIAVRSDSVFDIQIKRLHEYKRQLLNAFSILDIYFRLKSGELTDFPRTTFIFGSKAAPGYYIAKGVIKFINEIGRMIENDPAVNDILQVVFVSNYDVSYAEKLVTAADISEQISTAGMEASGTGNMKFMLNGAVTLGTYDGANIEIAAQAGEENNYIFGARVEDLARIEGTYNPMEIYENNARLRRVIDTLVDGTFSDGDTGMFRAIYDMLLHGSYCQQADKYRLLLDFEDYVNQKLRAIYDTKDAMAFGRKCLYNVARSAFFSSDRTVGEYAREIWGIS
- a CDS encoding efflux RND transporter permease subunit → MSKFSVKKPMTIFVAVVLVCILGFISFTSMRTDLLPKMDLPYVMVLTTYPGASPEKIEQTVTRPLEQTLATTSGIKNVTSTSNENSSMVLLEFTQGTNMDSVMIEMSGKIDMVKGNLDDAVGTPTLLKINPDIMPVMIASVDIEGQDITQTSKAVEETILPEFERIDGVASVTAAGLVEESVKVTLDQDRIDELNRRVLASVDEKLAEAQEKIDEAKDKIASGKEQLNSMSQTQAQQLVDAGLQLDAGREQLQGALASLPQMQQELEAQLADLKAQRDGLTSQLADATAGRDALAAQIAALVAAGQSVPDTLTGQLDTLEAGIAQLQDGLAQVEAGIAQLQDGLAQIPDQKAQLEAKLSELDEGERQVETGKMALTTGIAEASGQLAGGEAQLSAQEQEFEAQKDAAYKQAGLDGKITQETVGQILSAENFSMPAGYIRDGDENFLVKVGDQFKDIDEIRNLVVFDIPTGDIGQVKLSDIATVEMTDNKDDLYAKINGNDGILLTFQKQSTASTTEVSERLGETIKALEAQNPNLHITTLNDQGVYINIVLDSVLNNLLLGGILAILILFLFLKDIKPTIIVAISIPFSLLAALTLMYFAGVTLNVISLAGLALGVGMLVDNSIVVIENIYRLRALGVSAAKAAVKGASQVAGAIAASTLTTVCVFLPIVFTEGLTRQLFEDMGLTIAFSLLASLVIALTLVPAMGSTMMKNTKEKQHKWFDQFTAGYEKLLSGALKRKWIVVVLVVGLFVFSVANIFTMGTSLMPKMDSSEIMITMNMPKDSTTQQTRDMSDEILARLTTVPDVKTIGAMEGGTMSILGGGSSAGGNNTSMMMYAVLEEEKTHTSAQVAQMMRDQVADLPATVEISDSTMDMSALSGSGLEVVLKGDDLDTLKTIAQDMTGLMEQTEGLTNIDNGLNESSQETRIVVDKNKAMAYGLTVAQVYQQVAAELAAGKTATTVTFETQDYPVIVENSPQDSISLDKLNDFPLKGTKDGEEEEVKLSDIAQVSQEQSLTSINHDGQVRTMSITAEVDADHNIGLVSREFSQKLGGYQVPDGYSVEIAGENQTITDTFSNLIYMFMLAVVLIYLIMVAQFQSLKSPFIILFTIPLAFTGGLLALLLTGMELSMIALLGFLILAGIVVNNGIVFVDYVNQLRLAGIEKNEALLRAGKARIRPILMTALTTVLGLVPLGFGMGQGAEMLQPMAVVTIGGLIYATFMTLFFVPVMYDGMNKRPIKQVLLEEGLDDDIPEI
- a CDS encoding TetR/AcrR family transcriptional regulator, encoding MISPKYKEKELTIMRALLDLISGGASIAEIKASDIADAAGIGKGTLYNYFTSKEDIFAKTIMYSIKTQLFTIFEQMRQAEGFQEKCYTVLRIVNGIIMNKNSDFHLVLFNVGGKDMEHFFNGDLAFVQEYLSMIHKRVLLLADLGAREGVIPPYTDEEYTYSAFAGALMSFIHARCRREDMDGDMLQAAMDNAYRLLVKALS
- a CDS encoding HAD family hydrolase, with amino-acid sequence MSKYDFLIFDMDGTFIDSAPFHIAAYHRFFNMHEINVSMGDTILGLGFTIEDMFRNIGLPEERVDEVYEKLAAFYRSGADDLIEKIPLIDGANEVFTALKQRGYPMGVVTNSLQPVADRILMLHNLKDYFITVEGATQQESDKERRCMDVYRAHCKKGSVLLIGDAGRDMEIAKDAGWDCCLAVTDISWARDPQSVIERYRPTHVIREFPELLSILD
- a CDS encoding DUF6125 family protein, which produces MQYTDIDSLSREKLLELCRIYAKNWLAHDGCWFLSIEQKRGIKEAMEHDANAWRQFTAIEARRLKEFLGLGEYAGTEGLALAFRFRLQASLNQPEITIDGNTVTYRARHCRTQDARKRKGLDDFPCLSVGLEEYSGFAKAIDPRFETEVVSCPPNLTEEGAWCVWKFTLKEDPAAV
- a CDS encoding 4Fe-4S binding protein, with protein sequence METKEYLQMIREVKDCAFATVDESGKPEVRIIDVMMVEDDCLYFLTARGKNFYRQLLDQEFVALTGLTKNWEMLCLRGKVKQVEQDYLRPIFEQNPSMNEVYPGDSRNILEVFCLYEGQGEYFNLSQTPVFRETFLVGKQEETYKGFLITDGCIECGTCASVCPQQCIKAGTPYVIRQENCLHCGLCAETCPVTAIDKRPGFQTAFAPSRKFLL